Sequence from the Streptomyces mobaraensis NBRC 13819 = DSM 40847 genome:
GACGGCGCTCAGCGCGGCGGCCGTCAGGAGCGAGAGGTGCGGCAGTGCGCAGAGCAGGCCGAGGACCATCGCGGTGAAGTAGTAGCCGACCTCCTCCTGCTGAACGGCGTCGGAGCGGAGCCTGACCAGGGACAGCACGCCGAACAGCCCGAGCCCCAACGAGGTCCCTCCGTGGCCGCCGTCCGTCGCGGCCAGGACGTGGACGACGGTGAACAGGCCCGCGTTCAGGGCCAGTAGGGACGGGACGAGGTCCCGGCGCCCGTGTCGCGGGTGGTAGATGCGGAAGGTCAACAGGCAGACGGCCGCGAGGTCGAGTCCCAGATGGGCGGCGAGGTGCCGCAAAGCTTCCATGGTGGTGCCCCCTGTGCGTTCTCGGTGTGGTGGAACGGGCACCGACGATAGGCGCGACCGCGGTGAACATGTGTTCGGCTGTGGAGAAACGATACGCCGCGAGCCGGTCCACTTAGCGCTCCCAGCCCGCGGGGAAAGAGACCTGTGGGAAAGGGAACGGAAGGCGACCGACGCGCCTCCCTCACAAGGGGATTGACGCGCGGTAACGCTCCACCGGAAGCGGCCGGCAGCGGGAAGGAACAGACGTGGAGGGACCACTGGGTACGGCGGCTCTGATCATCAACTCGCGTGGGGAGTACTTATTGCACCTGCGGGACAACATCCCCGGCATTTGCGACCCCGGCACGTGGTCGCTGCTCGGAGGGGGTCGGGAGGGCGACGAGGAGACGCCCGAGGCAGCCATCGCCCGAGAGCTGAAGGAAGAAGTGGGCCTGGTTCTGCCCGGACTCAAGCGGTACGCCGTCGTGCCGGCGCACGTGGCGGACGCGACGGATGACCTGATCACCGTCTTCCTGGGCCGCTGGGACGGTGCGGCCGAGACCCTGCCTCTCACCGAGGGCATCATGGTGCGCTGGTTCTCGGCTTCCGTCATTCCGCGGTTGGTCATGTGCCCATGGGCACAGGCCGTCATCGAACGGTACGAGCAGGGGAAGGGTTCCTGTGCGGAATGAGCCCCAAGTATGCGGCCGGCCGTGGGGGTGGGATGGGTGTGGCCGGTGGGCTGCAGGACGGCGGGCCTCCGGGCGTCAGGACGTGCGGTATACCGCCGCTTCGGCGATGGCGCGTAGGGCGTGGGAGGCGTTGTCGGGGAGGCGGGCGTGGTGGAGGGCGGTCATGGCCTGGTGGTGGCGGTTGTCGATCATTTGCTCGACGGTGTGTTCGGCGCCGGTGTCGAGGATGATGCGGGTGGCGCCGTCGGTGTCGTCGTTCATGAGGGGCTCTGTCGAGGGGCGTGGGGGTGGGGTGGGGGTCTGCCCGGAACGGCCGGAGCACGCCGGTGCGTCCGCTCGCACCGGTTGGCCCGCTCAAGGGCGCCGGCGGGCTTCCGGAGCGACGTCCGGGAAGGCACCGGGGATCCGGTACCGGGTGGAGCGTGAATACCGGTACCAGCGTTCGAGGCCGGTGACCATGAGCTGCATCTGGCGGAAGTACTCCCGGACCCCCTCCTGATAGGGGCCGAAGTCGGGGAGCTGCCGGCCGAGGGCCAGGATCTCCGCGGAGAAGGAGTCGAGGATCCGTACCGCCTCAGCGACCGCCTCGTCGCGTGTGCACCCCAGTTCATGACACAGCACAGGGACGATGTTGACGCATTCGGACGGGCGGGCCTCTTCCTTGGCCAGGGAGTGCAGGTCGTTCTGGACGGACATCAGCCGGCAGATCAGCGAGCGGAGCCGCTGGATGACCGGGTGGCGGAAGACGGACTCCGGCAGCACGCCGCCCATCGCCGGTTCGACCAGATCCCCGTAGGGCCGCATGGCGATGGAGTACTCGTGGATGAGGAGATAGTGCGCCAGGGATGGCGGACCGGACCTCTTCCCGAGTTTGTACGGCGCCTCTTCCATGACCCCGTAGGTGAAGAACTCGTGGAAGGAGTGCGCGAGCCGCTCCAGCCACAAGTGGGGCATGAACTCCTGGAATTCGGCACGCATACGGGCCAGGAAGCGCAGGTGTCCCGGTTCCCCGTCGTGTGGTTCCTCTCCGCTCAGGATGTCGCGGACCCGGTCGCGCACGGCGACGAGTTCCGGGACCGTGTGGAACTCGTGGTAGTCGTCGATCTGGGTGAGGAAGACGAACCACCGTGCCATGGGCCGCAGGCGGGCCGGGTCGGTGACGGTGGGCGACATATAGGCCGCGCCTTGGGCGAGGTCGTGTTCCTTGTACTTGGCGCGATCCCCTTCGGGAAGGAAGCCGTAATACGTCTCGTACCATTCCCGCTCGTCGTGGAACGACTCGTCCGTTTCGAAGGGGCTGACGACGGTCGGGAACGGATAGGACAGCTCGGGGACCGGCAACGTGTCGGGCATGGTCATCCTTTCGTCCCGGGCCCGGAGACACGGGCCGCCAAGGCGAGTCGGTGGTGGTCCGTGTAGGTTCCCAGGTCGTAGCGGGAGATCTTCGCGTCCACACCGCGCCGGCCGGAGACCACGAATTCGAAGTGGCGGATGTGGTTCTCGACGGCGTCGTGCCCTTCACGGAAGTCCGGCAGGTTCCGCCGGAGTCGCGCGAACTCGTCAAGGTCGTTCTCGTGCAGGCGGAACACCCATTCGCGGGCGTCCGCCAGGGAGCAGGAGCGTTCACGGCGGACCACCTTGATGGGGTTGAGGTTTCCCATGCCGGTGCGCTGGTCCTTGTCATAGGACTGGAATCCGTTGAACCACCCCGGGAGCCTGACGGCCAGGGATTTGAGCCTCCTGAACGTGGGACGACCGTGGATCTCCCCCGCCTGGTGCGCGGTGGCCTTCCCGCGAGCCACCGCCACCGTGCGCTCACGGACGGCCCGGACGACCCGCGGAGTGACGCGCTCGTAGATGTCGTCCTGGTGCAGCGAGAAGAGCATCATTCTCGCCAGTGGTTTGAGTCGTTCCCAGGTGGCCATGGGATAGAAATACGAGGCCACGTAGGCGGCGCGGGTCTTCTTGGACCGCTCCGCGATATCGGGTGGTACGAATCCCGCGCATTCGCCGTCGATCCAGACGCGGTCGGTGTGCTCCTGCATGTCCGCCGCGTGCGGATTCACCAGCGTGGGAAACGGCTGGCGCAGCCTCGCCGACGTCTCGTCGTCGAGCACGGGACCACTCCTTCCTGGTCGCGGACGGCGAGCCGACGGTTCCGCCGGCCGACCGGTGGCAGACGGCGCGAACGGCGCGGACGGTGCCCCGGCGGCAGCGGGGGCGGTTCGTCCGGCCCGGGTGAGGGAGTCGAACCGGTGATCAGCCGCGTCCTCGTCCCCCGGGGGTGTTCGATCCCCGACCTCCGCCGATCGCTCGTCGCCGGTACCGGTACCGGCGACGGTCCCCGCCGGGACGGGGCGGCGCGTCCGGTACCGCCTCTCGGCTCGCACCCGCTCCCCGACCGGCCCGCCCCGGCCCCGTCTGACCTGACCTGACCCGGCCCGGCCCGGCCCGGCCCGGCCCGGCCCGCTGAGAAGCGGTACCCCGCAGTCCGTGGCGCTTGGCAGTCGCGCGACGACCACCGACCGCACCAGCCGGACCTGGCACGATGCGTCGCCTACGATGCGCATGCCCATCCCCCCGCGGTCCGGACACGGCCGGCCGGGAGCACTCCCGGCCGGAAGAAGCACGGCGGCACCCCGGCGGACCGTTTCCGCACCCCGTCCATCGCGCTGAGGGCGGCGTACGCGCTCCCGCTCACCCGACGGCCGCCCGCGCCGGAGCGGTTCCACACCCGGACACGGCGCGCGGACCAGGGCATGCGCCCCTTGCTGGACGCAGCGTCGCGCAGTCCCCCCGCGCGCCGTCCCCGCCTGCCGGTGACGCCCGGATGCCGCCGTCGGAGGCCGCCCACGCCTGGACCGGGAGTCGGGCGTTCCCTTTGATGGAGAGGACGTCGGCTTGATGGGAGGGCGTCGGCCCCCTGGGAGCCGAGCCCTCATGACGAGCAGAGAGGCCGTGATGCTCCCGACCGCTTCCGCCGGCCGTCCACCGGATCCGCCTCCGGCGAGCGGGTACGGGAACGTCCGCGGGCCGGTGCCGGACACGGTGATACGGCGCTGGCCCAGGCCCGCGCGCCCCCTCGGGCGGCCACGCGCCGTCCCGGCCTGCCGGTGCTGGTCGGACGGCCGGACGTTCGGACGCCATCGGAAGGCCCGGCCGCTGGACCGGCATCGCACTGCATCGCACCGCACACACTGCCGTACGTCTCCCCACGAGAAGGGTCTCCGACGATGCCCGACCGCTCGCACGGCCGCGGCCGCACCGGTCTCATCCGCTTCATCGGCAATGTGATCGACGACGCCAAGGAGTTCACCGACGAGTGCCTCGACCGCATGCGGGACGTGGAGCACGACCTGCGCAAGACGGTCAGCGACAACGTCCGGCCGGGGAGGGACGCCGACGAGCCGGACGCCTCGACCGCGGCCACCACCGTGCGCGCCACGGCCGGAAGGTCCCGCCGGGCCCACGGGTGATGGGCTCCCGGCGGACGGAGGGAGCCGGGCCCGGCGGCACCCCCGTCCGCACCCCGCCGACGCGCGACCTGGCGCGGCACCACGACGGCTCCCTGTTCGACATGGCGCGCCAACGTCCGGTCGCGCTGGCGGAATTGGCGGAGGACGTACGCGCCGGCGGATCCTTCCGGGCGCGGGACGCGGCCACCGGGCGGGACTGCACCTATCGGGTGCTTGCCGCCGTCCTGGCCCAGGAGGTCGCGTGGGGGGCGGGGGTGCCGGGGCAGAACGGCCTGTCGGCCCTCCGGGCGGCCGTCTCGGCCGTCCGCCCGCCGACGCCCGGATGAGCGGGGGTGGGCGCCCGGTCCGGGTTCACCGCCCTCCGGCGCCGCAGGCGAGGTATACGGCGAGGGCGAGGGCTACTTGCCCAGGAGGCGCGGGGTCCGGTGTCGTTGAGTTTGCCGTGGCGGTTGGGTTCGCCGGCGACCTTGGCGTGGAGGGTGAGGTCCTGGTCGGCGAGGGTGCGCAGGATGCCGCGGGTCTGCTGGAGTGCTCCCGGTGCGGCGATGATGATGTCCAGGGCGGTGCGGGCGGCCTGTCGCTCGGAGAGGGTCTCGCGGGCGAGGCCGAAGATGATGGTGCGCAGGTCGTCGGCGATGGTGAGCAGGGCCAGCACCAGGCTGCGGCTGGTGGAGCTGTCCATGCGGCCGACCATGCCCCAGTCGATCAGGTGGGCGGGCTCGCCGGGGTGGACGAAGAGGTTGCCGGGGTGGGGGTCGGCGTGGAAGTAGCGGTCGAGGAAGAAGCCGTGGTACATGAACGCCATCAGGTCGCGGCCGATGCCGGTGCGCTGGGCGAGGGTGAAGTCGCGCGGGTCGGCGTCGCGGATCGACGTCCCGGGGGCCAGGGACTGCACCAGCACCCGCCGGGTCGGCGGCATCAGCACCCGCGGTACGGTCAGGTGCTCGTAGGGCTGGGTCAGTTGCCGGGCCCGGCGCATGTTCGCGGCTTCGACGCGGAAGTCCGTCTCGGCCTCCATGGCGTCGAAGAGCACCTCCAGCATGGCGGGTACGTCCACCACCGCGGTGAACTTCGGCGTCGCACGCGCCACGAGAGCGGCCGCCCGGCGCAGCAGCCGCATGTCGTCGGCCATCACCCGCTGCGCGCCGGGCCGTTGCAGTTTGACGGCCACGGGGGTGCCGTCGGCCAGCCGCGCGCGGTAGACCTGGGCCAGGGACGCCGCCCCCAGCGGCAAGGCCGTGTCGAAATCCCGGAGCAAGCGCCGCCACTTGGGCCCCAGGTCCGCTGCCAGCACCGGCTCGAAATCCGAGAACGGCGCGGGAGAGACCCGGTCGTGCAGCGTCGCCAACTCCTCCAGCATGGCCGGCGGTACGAAGTCCGGCCGGGTCGACAACAACTGGCCGACCTTGATGTAGAAGGGCCCGAGGTCCTGAAGCGCCTCGCGCACGGCCCGCGCCCGCTCCTCCGCCCCGTCCCCCGGTTTACGGCGGGCCCGCGCCTGTTCGGCCAGCAACCGCCCCAGCACCCGGGCGACGTACCGCGCGCGCCCACCGGACACCTTCCCCTCCACGCCCGTACAGGCCGGCCGAGCGCACGACACATCACCGTCGGCCGACAACCGCGCGCCCGGGGCGGCGCGCGAGAGCAACGGGAGCCCGCCGGACGGCCGACACTGCCTTGTGCGCCCCCGCGCGTGGTACGCACCGTCGGCTGGACGTGCTGCCCCCGCTCGTCGGGCCGGGGAAATGCGGGAAGTCACCGGCCCTTCGACACTGACGACTCCCTGTGCAGATGCGCAGCGTCGTGGCGCTGCGCACCCGGGGGAGGTGGGGACCGCGAGGCTGGAGGGCGTGACCGGCCGGAGCGGTCGCCTCAGGGGCAGGTGACGACCTGGCCCGCCCAGGACATCCCGCCGCCGAAGGCCATCAGCAGGACCGGGCCACCGGTGGGGAGTTCGCCGCGTTCGGTCAGTTTGGCCAGGGCGAGGGGGACGGACGCGGCGGAGGTGTTGCCGGAGTCCACGACGTCCTGGGCGACCACCACGTGCTCCGGCAGGTCGAGTTGGCGGACGACGGACTCGATGATGCGCAGGTTGGCCTGGTGGGTCACCACGCCCGCGAGGTCGGACGGGGTGAGGCCGGCGCGGCGGCACACCTCGCGGACGAGAGCCGGGAGTTCGGTGGTGACCCAGCGGAAGACGGTCTGGCCCTCCTGGGCGAAGCGCGGGTGCCAGTCGCCCATGAGCCGGACGGCGTCGGCGCGCGTCGGGTCCGAGCCCCAGACGACCGGGCCTATCCCCTCGTGTTCGGCGGCGCTGACGACGGCCGCCCCCGCGCCGTCGCCGAGCAGGACGCAGGTGCTGCGGTCGGTCCAGTCCGTGACGTCGGACATCTTCTCCGCGCCGATGATCAGGGCGTGGCGTGCGGCGCCGGCGCGGACGGAGTGGTCGGCGCCGGCGAGGGCGGTACAGAAGCCGGCGCAGCCGTTGTTGAGGTCGTACGCGACGGCCGAGGGGATGCCGAGGCGTCCGGCGACCTGGGCGGCGGTCGAGGGACAGCGGTCGGCGGCCGAGCAGGTCGCCACCGTGACCAGGTCGATGTCGGAGGGCTCCAGGCCCGCCGCGGCGAGGGCCTTGGCCGCCGCGGCGGCCGCCATGTCGGCGACCGACTCCGTCTCGGCGGCGATCCGCCGGGTGGCGATGCCGGTCCGGCGGCGGATCCACTCGTCGCTGGTGTCGACCATGCCCGCCAGGTCGTCGTTGGTCAGGACGCGCGACGGCTGGTAGTGGCCCAGGGCGGCGATACGGGATCCCGGCACGGTCGTTCTCCTTGCTTCGGTGCGACTCATTCGGCGCGACTCGGGGGAAGGCGGCGCGCGCCCAAGGAGGCCCGGGAGCCCAAAAAGAGCCCAAGAGGCCCAAAGGGGCTCAAGGGAGCCCAAGGGAGCCCAAGGGGCCGGCCGAGGAAGGCGCCGCCACGCCGGAATATAGCAACCGACCGATCGGAAGCTAAATGTAAGGCGAGTGACTAGGATGGCCGGATGAGCCCACGGAAGTCCGCCGCCGAAGCCCGCTCCACTCGTCGGCGGATCATCGACCGCGGCATCGCGATCGCCTCGGTGGAGGGCCTGGAGGGGCTGACCATCGGGCGGCTCGCCACCGACCTGGGCATGAGCAAGGCCGGCATCCTCGGCCATTTCGGCACCAAGGAGACCCTCCAGCTCGCCGTTCTGGAGGGCGCCTCCGCGGTCTTCGTCCACAGCGTCTGGCACCCCGCCGAAGACGCCCCGCCGGGCCTGCCGCGGCTGCGTGCGCTGTGCGAGGCGTGGATCGGTTAC
This genomic interval carries:
- a CDS encoding DUF4956 domain-containing protein; amino-acid sequence: MEALRHLAAHLGLDLAAVCLLTFRIYHPRHGRRDLVPSLLALNAGLFTVVHVLAATDGGHGGTSLGLGLFGVLSLVRLRSDAVQQEEVGYYFTAMVLGLLCALPHLSLLTAAALSAVLLLVVHTADHPRMLAGSRRALVTLDTAHGDPDTLRADLARRLGEPLHWTVVNVDYVRDLTVVDVRYREHLPAFPGASAHRAQPARETV
- a CDS encoding terpene synthase family protein, giving the protein MLDDETSARLRQPFPTLVNPHAADMQEHTDRVWIDGECAGFVPPDIAERSKKTRAAYVASYFYPMATWERLKPLARMMLFSLHQDDIYERVTPRVVRAVRERTVAVARGKATAHQAGEIHGRPTFRRLKSLAVRLPGWFNGFQSYDKDQRTGMGNLNPIKVVRRERSCSLADAREWVFRLHENDLDEFARLRRNLPDFREGHDAVENHIRHFEFVVSGRRGVDAKISRYDLGTYTDHHRLALAARVSGPGTKG
- a CDS encoding terpene synthase family protein, producing the protein MPDTLPVPELSYPFPTVVSPFETDESFHDEREWYETYYGFLPEGDRAKYKEHDLAQGAAYMSPTVTDPARLRPMARWFVFLTQIDDYHEFHTVPELVAVRDRVRDILSGEEPHDGEPGHLRFLARMRAEFQEFMPHLWLERLAHSFHEFFTYGVMEEAPYKLGKRSGPPSLAHYLLIHEYSIAMRPYGDLVEPAMGGVLPESVFRHPVIQRLRSLICRLMSVQNDLHSLAKEEARPSECVNIVPVLCHELGCTRDEAVAEAVRILDSFSAEILALGRQLPDFGPYQEGVREYFRQMQLMVTGLERWYRYSRSTRYRIPGAFPDVAPEARRRP
- a CDS encoding ABC1 kinase family protein, with protein sequence MSGGRARYVARVLGRLLAEQARARRKPGDGAEERARAVREALQDLGPFYIKVGQLLSTRPDFVPPAMLEELATLHDRVSPAPFSDFEPVLAADLGPKWRRLLRDFDTALPLGAASLAQVYRARLADGTPVAVKLQRPGAQRVMADDMRLLRRAAALVARATPKFTAVVDVPAMLEVLFDAMEAETDFRVEAANMRRARQLTQPYEHLTVPRVLMPPTRRVLVQSLAPGTSIRDADPRDFTLAQRTGIGRDLMAFMYHGFFLDRYFHADPHPGNLFVHPGEPAHLIDWGMVGRMDSSTSRSLVLALLTIADDLRTIIFGLARETLSERQAARTALDIIIAAPGALQQTRGILRTLADQDLTLHAKVAGEPNRHGKLNDTGPRASWASSPRPRRIPRLRRRRAVNPDRAPTPAHPGVGGRTAETAARRADRPFCPGTPAPHATSWARTAASTR
- a CDS encoding beta-ketoacyl-ACP synthase III, with protein sequence MPGSRIAALGHYQPSRVLTNDDLAGMVDTSDEWIRRRTGIATRRIAAETESVADMAAAAAAKALAAAGLEPSDIDLVTVATCSAADRCPSTAAQVAGRLGIPSAVAYDLNNGCAGFCTALAGADHSVRAGAARHALIIGAEKMSDVTDWTDRSTCVLLGDGAGAAVVSAAEHEGIGPVVWGSDPTRADAVRLMGDWHPRFAQEGQTVFRWVTTELPALVREVCRRAGLTPSDLAGVVTHQANLRIIESVVRQLDLPEHVVVAQDVVDSGNTSAASVPLALAKLTERGELPTGGPVLLMAFGGGMSWAGQVVTCP
- a CDS encoding NUDIX domain-containing protein translates to MEGPLGTAALIINSRGEYLLHLRDNIPGICDPGTWSLLGGGREGDEETPEAAIARELKEEVGLVLPGLKRYAVVPAHVADATDDLITVFLGRWDGAAETLPLTEGIMVRWFSASVIPRLVMCPWAQAVIERYEQGKGSCAE